A portion of the Streptomyces sp. YPW6 genome contains these proteins:
- a CDS encoding YidC/Oxa1 family membrane protein insertase: MSAFMSAFASLVGSLADLLQPLFQTASTAAAIILFTALVRLAVHPLSRAAARGQKARSRLQPQIAELRRKHGKNPERMQKAIMELHAAEKVSPLSGCLPSLLQMPAFFLLYHLFSSRSIGGEPNALLSHDLLGAPLGGRWHDALAHGGPFGGQGLVYLGLFALVAAVATFTYGRTKRQMAANPMTPAAGPDGQPVPGMGAMTRLMPLLSFFTLITVAVVPLAAALYVVTTTTWTAAERAWLYRDLPVGGGAMATAA; the protein is encoded by the coding sequence ATGTCCGCCTTCATGTCCGCTTTCGCGAGCCTGGTCGGCTCCCTCGCCGACCTGCTCCAGCCGCTCTTCCAGACCGCGTCCACCGCCGCCGCGATCATCCTGTTCACCGCGCTCGTCCGGCTCGCCGTCCACCCGCTCTCCCGGGCCGCCGCACGCGGGCAGAAGGCCCGCAGCCGGCTCCAGCCGCAGATCGCCGAGCTCCGCAGGAAGCACGGCAAGAACCCCGAGCGGATGCAGAAGGCGATCATGGAGCTGCACGCCGCCGAGAAGGTGTCGCCGCTCTCCGGCTGCCTGCCGAGCCTGCTCCAGATGCCCGCGTTCTTCCTGCTCTACCACCTGTTCTCCAGCCGTTCGATCGGCGGCGAGCCCAACGCGCTGCTCAGCCACGACCTGCTCGGCGCGCCGCTCGGCGGGCGCTGGCACGACGCGCTCGCCCACGGCGGCCCGTTCGGCGGGCAGGGGCTGGTCTACCTGGGCCTCTTCGCGCTTGTCGCCGCCGTCGCCACGTTCACCTACGGACGGACCAAGCGGCAGATGGCCGCCAACCCGATGACGCCCGCCGCCGGCCCCGACGGACAGCCCGTGCCCGGTATGGGCGCGATGACCAGGCTCATGCCGCTGCTGTCCTTCTTCACCCTGATCACCGTGGCCGTCGTCCCGCTGGCCGCCGCGCTCTACGTCGTCACTACGACCACCTGGACCGCGGCCGAGCGGGCCTGGCTCTACCGCGACCTGCCGGTGGGCGGCGGCGCCATGGCCACCGCGGCGTAA
- a CDS encoding fumarylacetoacetate hydrolase family protein: protein MKLLRVGTAGAERPALLDRDGTLRDLSGIVRDIDGELLADASELARVRAAAGTPGVLPALDATGLRIGPPLGRIGKIVCIGLNYHDHAAETGAEIPAEPILFFKAPDTVVGPDDTVLVPRGSRKTDWEVELAVVIGRTARYLGSAEEGLAHVAGYAVAHDVSEREFQIERGGTWDKGKNCETFNPLGPWLVTADEVADPQALPLRLWVNGELKQNGTTADQIFPVGEVVRYLSHFMTLYPGDVINTGTPAGVAMGQPEPKPYMKAGDVVELEVEGLGRQRQELKDA, encoded by the coding sequence TTGAAGCTGCTTCGAGTCGGTACGGCGGGCGCCGAGCGCCCCGCACTTCTCGACCGCGACGGGACTCTGCGTGATCTGTCCGGAATCGTCCGCGACATCGACGGCGAACTGCTCGCCGACGCCTCCGAGCTCGCCCGCGTACGGGCGGCCGCCGGGACCCCCGGTGTGCTGCCCGCCCTGGACGCGACGGGGCTGCGGATCGGCCCGCCGCTGGGGCGCATCGGCAAGATCGTGTGCATCGGGCTGAACTACCACGACCACGCGGCGGAGACGGGTGCGGAGATTCCGGCCGAGCCGATCCTGTTCTTCAAGGCGCCCGACACCGTCGTCGGGCCCGACGACACGGTCCTCGTACCGCGCGGCAGCCGGAAGACGGACTGGGAGGTCGAGCTCGCCGTCGTCATCGGCCGCACCGCCCGCTACCTGGGCTCCGCCGAGGAGGGGCTCGCCCATGTCGCCGGGTACGCCGTCGCCCACGACGTCTCCGAGCGCGAGTTCCAGATCGAGCGCGGCGGCACCTGGGACAAGGGCAAGAACTGCGAGACGTTCAACCCGCTGGGCCCCTGGCTCGTCACCGCCGACGAGGTGGCCGACCCGCAGGCCCTGCCGCTGCGCCTGTGGGTCAACGGCGAGCTGAAGCAGAACGGCACCACGGCCGACCAGATCTTCCCGGTCGGCGAGGTCGTCCGCTACCTCAGCCATTTCATGACGCTCTACCCGGGCGACGTCATCAACACCGGTACGCCCGCCGGGGTCGCCATGGGGCAGCCCGAGCCCAAGCCGTATATGAAGGCGGGCGATGTGGTGGAGCTGGAGGTGGAGGGGCTCGGCCGGCAGCGGCAGGAGCTGAAGGACGCGTAG
- a CDS encoding heme-degrading domain-containing protein — protein MTTPSPTLSELIAQERRLTLPRFSHDDAFALGSLLVELARERHAPVAIDIRRGAQQLFHAALPGSSADNDAWIDRKRKVVERYGESSYLVGTRFRARGTTFEESSRLDPDTYAAHGGSFPIAVKGAGVIGSVTVSGLPQAEDHAMVVEALERFAATPGA, from the coding sequence ATGACCACCCCCTCCCCCACCCTCTCCGAGTTGATCGCCCAGGAGCGCCGGCTCACCCTCCCGCGCTTCTCCCACGACGACGCCTTCGCGCTCGGCAGCCTGCTGGTCGAGCTGGCCCGGGAGCGGCACGCGCCGGTCGCGATCGACATCCGGCGCGGCGCGCAGCAGCTCTTCCACGCGGCGCTGCCGGGTTCGAGTGCGGACAACGACGCGTGGATCGACCGCAAGCGCAAGGTGGTCGAGCGGTACGGCGAGAGCTCGTACCTGGTCGGCACCCGGTTCCGGGCCAGGGGCACGACGTTCGAGGAGTCCTCGCGCCTGGACCCGGACACGTACGCGGCGCACGGCGGTTCGTTCCCGATCGCGGTGAAGGGCGCGGGCGTGATCGGGTCGGTCACGGTCTCCGGCCTGCCGCAGGCCGAGGACCACGCGATGGTGGTCGAGGCGCTGGAGCGGTTCGCGGCGACGCCGGGGGCCTGA
- a CDS encoding Gfo/Idh/MocA family oxidoreductase — translation MTPTVSGAPLRVALVGYGLAGSVFHAPLVSATDGLVLDTVVTSDEERRAQARAAFGDVRFAASPDELWGRADALDLVVIASPNKTHVPLATAALKAGLPVVVDKPIAGTAAEARELAALAEERGLLLSVFQNRRWDNDFRTLAALIADGELGEVQRFESRFERWRPQLKGGWRESGDPDEIGGLLYDLGSHVVDQALVLFGPAVQVYAESDVRRPGAAADDDTFIAITHANGVRSHLYVSATTAQLGPRFRVLGSAAGYVKYGLDPQEAALREGLRPAAGLPWGEEAEELWGRLGSGESPLTGGGTPVRTLPGDYPAYYAAVAAALRGTGDNPVTALQAAAALDVLEAARRSAREGVSVTLLPRHDGPRHDGPRHEGPHHEAPRHDTSHHDRPGHDAPHHDAEERHA, via the coding sequence ATGACCCCCACCGTCTCCGGCGCCCCTCTCCGCGTCGCTCTCGTCGGCTACGGCCTGGCCGGCTCCGTCTTCCACGCTCCGCTGGTCTCCGCGACCGACGGCCTGGTCCTCGACACGGTCGTCACGTCGGACGAGGAGCGGCGGGCCCAGGCCCGTGCCGCGTTCGGCGACGTCCGGTTCGCCGCGTCGCCGGACGAGCTGTGGGGGCGCGCGGACGCGTTGGACCTGGTCGTGATCGCGTCCCCGAACAAGACGCACGTCCCGCTGGCGACCGCCGCGCTGAAGGCCGGCCTCCCCGTCGTCGTGGACAAGCCGATCGCCGGGACCGCCGCCGAGGCGCGTGAGCTCGCGGCCCTCGCCGAGGAGCGCGGGCTGCTGCTCTCGGTCTTCCAGAACCGCCGCTGGGACAACGACTTCCGCACCCTGGCCGCGCTGATCGCCGACGGCGAGCTGGGCGAGGTGCAGCGCTTCGAGTCCCGGTTCGAGCGCTGGCGGCCGCAGCTGAAGGGCGGCTGGCGCGAGTCGGGCGACCCGGACGAGATCGGGGGTCTGCTGTACGACCTGGGCAGCCATGTCGTCGATCAGGCGCTGGTGCTGTTCGGCCCGGCCGTCCAGGTGTACGCCGAGTCCGACGTACGGCGTCCCGGTGCGGCGGCGGACGACGACACGTTCATCGCGATCACGCACGCGAACGGGGTCCGCTCCCATCTGTACGTCAGCGCCACCACGGCCCAGCTCGGCCCGCGCTTCCGGGTGCTCGGCTCGGCGGCGGGCTATGTGAAGTACGGCCTGGACCCGCAGGAGGCGGCCCTGCGCGAGGGGCTGCGCCCGGCGGCCGGCCTGCCGTGGGGCGAGGAGGCGGAGGAGCTGTGGGGCCGCCTCGGCTCCGGCGAGTCCCCGCTGACCGGCGGCGGCACCCCGGTCCGCACGCTGCCCGGCGACTACCCCGCGTACTACGCCGCCGTCGCCGCGGCGCTTCGCGGCACCGGCGACAACCCGGTCACCGCGCTCCAGGCGGCCGCGGCGCTGGACGTCCTGGAAGCCGCCCGCCGCTCGGCGCGCGAAGGCGTCTCGGTCACCCTTCTCCCCCGCCACGACGGACCCCGGCACGACGGACCGCGCCACGAGGGACCGCACCACGAGGCGCCCCGGCACGACACCTCGCACCACGACCGCCCCGGGCACGACGCACCGCACCACGACGCAGAGGAGCGGCACGCATGA
- a CDS encoding ROK family transcriptional regulator, with product MNRNRTRTQAGVNLPALRHHNAALVLDLLRAAGAEGISRLELAEGTGLTPQAVSKITARLREDGLAVGAGLRPSTGGKPRTVLRLVPDARFAVGLHLDRDGLTAVLVDLAGRPVAVTTAPLDLGAPAERVLADASDAVRDLSAAEPHKPVLGVGVAVPGPLDHRGGVLHRVTGFPRWDGYPLRAALAERTGLPVTLDKDTNAAALALALNGTGGDGDFAYLHLGTGLGAGLVLGGEVHRGARTGAGEFGHQTLQMDGPLCGCGGRGCIEALCLAAEARGDRDEAARVLGTGAANLVGLLDIDRVVLGGRTVAADERAYVRGVRAVIEERAARGGAGAGAGVTVTVAGGGDRPVAEGAAQLVLAPVFGRVGEEKEEQEEKGEREG from the coding sequence GTGAACCGGAACCGGACCAGGACCCAGGCCGGGGTCAACCTGCCGGCCCTGCGTCACCACAACGCCGCGCTGGTGCTGGACCTGCTGCGGGCGGCCGGGGCGGAGGGCATCAGCCGGCTGGAGCTCGCCGAGGGCACCGGCCTCACCCCGCAGGCCGTCAGCAAGATCACCGCCCGGCTGCGCGAGGACGGGCTGGCCGTCGGCGCGGGCCTGCGCCCCTCCACGGGCGGCAAGCCGCGCACGGTGCTGCGGCTGGTGCCCGACGCCCGGTTCGCCGTCGGTCTGCACCTGGACCGCGACGGCCTCACCGCCGTCCTGGTCGACCTCGCGGGCCGGCCCGTCGCGGTCACCACCGCGCCCCTCGACCTGGGCGCCCCGGCGGAACGGGTCCTCGCGGACGCGTCCGACGCCGTACGGGACCTGAGCGCGGCCGAACCGCACAAGCCGGTGCTGGGCGTGGGCGTCGCGGTGCCCGGCCCGCTCGACCACCGGGGCGGTGTGCTGCACCGGGTCACCGGATTCCCCCGGTGGGACGGCTATCCGCTGCGCGCCGCACTGGCCGAGCGGACCGGGCTGCCGGTCACCCTGGACAAGGACACCAACGCCGCCGCCCTCGCCCTCGCCCTCAACGGCACGGGCGGCGACGGGGACTTCGCCTATCTCCACCTCGGTACGGGGCTGGGGGCGGGCCTGGTCCTCGGCGGTGAGGTGCACCGGGGGGCGCGGACGGGGGCCGGCGAGTTCGGGCACCAGACCCTCCAGATGGACGGCCCGCTGTGCGGATGCGGCGGGCGCGGCTGCATCGAGGCCCTGTGCCTGGCGGCCGAGGCACGCGGCGACCGGGACGAGGCGGCCCGGGTGCTGGGCACGGGCGCGGCGAACCTGGTCGGCCTGCTCGACATCGACCGGGTGGTCCTGGGCGGCCGGACGGTGGCCGCCGACGAGCGCGCGTACGTACGGGGCGTCCGGGCGGTGATCGAGGAGCGGGCGGCCCGGGGCGGGGCGGGCGCGGGCGCGGGCGTGACCGTCACGGTCGCCGGAGGCGGGGACCGGCCGGTCGCGGAGGGCGCGGCCCAGCTGGTGCTCGCGCCGGTGTTCGGTCGGGTGGGGGAGGAGAAGGAGGAGCAAGAGGAGAAGGGGGAGCGAGAGGGGTGA
- a CDS encoding peptidase: MPPTSSARLRDARALAAAGLAAGITVPAALLGGPQAAALPAPVASASLARAAATDARATAGRAAGPDDELPVCGDPKAKDFPIETRIQGAPDRYASGGGYGTWFLDLTNTTDASCQALHPVLVLADRDRRLTSDQIQLEFSESGSPEKEHRVTWESTDRDEQIGVFGDPFPGFTVPAGATVSVRVRMAFTSDTAPGPVTAHAAVVQRHHQGRGKGGGREDGEWVGESRDYPFVIVDGATGGIREPDGPRTERPDPEHTAPGTRTERPERPRTDPGTGRDPAPDGSSSPRPDTGQRSDGEDGHGDRGEVGPGLPARDGLGRPLPELARTGTASTAWTGAAAGALLLTGAALLRYARRARRTEG, from the coding sequence ATGCCCCCCACCTCCTCCGCGCGGCTGCGCGACGCCCGTGCACTGGCCGCCGCCGGGCTGGCCGCCGGGATCACGGTCCCCGCCGCGCTCCTGGGCGGTCCGCAGGCCGCCGCCCTGCCCGCACCGGTGGCCTCCGCGTCCTTAGCCCGCGCCGCCGCCACGGACGCACGCGCCACGGCCGGACGCGCTGCGGGCCCGGACGACGAACTGCCGGTGTGCGGCGACCCGAAGGCCAAGGACTTCCCCATCGAGACCCGGATCCAGGGCGCCCCGGACCGGTACGCCTCCGGCGGCGGATACGGCACCTGGTTCCTCGACCTCACCAACACCACCGACGCGTCCTGCCAGGCCCTGCACCCGGTGCTCGTGCTCGCCGACCGCGACCGCAGGCTGACGTCGGACCAGATCCAGCTGGAGTTCTCCGAATCCGGCAGCCCCGAGAAGGAGCACCGGGTCACCTGGGAGAGCACCGATCGCGACGAGCAGATCGGCGTCTTCGGCGACCCGTTCCCCGGATTCACCGTTCCCGCCGGAGCGACCGTCTCCGTACGCGTCCGGATGGCCTTCACCTCCGACACCGCACCCGGCCCGGTCACCGCGCACGCGGCCGTCGTCCAGCGCCACCACCAGGGCAGGGGCAAGGGCGGCGGGCGCGAGGACGGTGAGTGGGTGGGGGAGTCGCGGGACTACCCCTTCGTGATCGTCGACGGCGCCACGGGCGGCATCCGCGAGCCGGACGGCCCCCGGACCGAACGCCCCGATCCGGAGCACACCGCTCCCGGCACCCGCACCGAACGGCCCGAGCGCCCCCGTACGGACCCCGGCACGGGCCGCGACCCGGCCCCGGACGGTTCCTCCAGCCCTCGCCCGGACACCGGGCAGCGGAGCGACGGCGAGGACGGCCACGGCGATCGCGGCGAGGTCGGCCCCGGGCTGCCGGCCCGCGACGGACTCGGCCGCCCGCTCCCCGAACTCGCCCGCACCGGAACGGCGTCGACGGCCTGGACCGGGGCCGCCGCCGGGGCGCTCCTGCTGACCGGGGCTGCCCTGCTGCGGTACGCCCGCCGGGCCCGCCGCACCGAGGGCTGA
- a CDS encoding GntR family transcriptional regulator, giving the protein MDYPNDQAPGAPIRSGIPEHGRIPKYYAVKARIAVLLDELGEGGLLPTERELAHLHEVSRETVRQALRELLLEGRLRRQGRGTVVAGPKLEQPLSLASYTEGVRRQGRRPGRNLIGLDRFPCPEALAAEVGVERGEPVWHLERVLLADDERVGLESTFVGVARVPDLDTGFDPDSSFYAYLRDALRITFGDADERIETVLATPREALLIGTPPALPMLLIHRLSRDTDGRPLERVRTLFRGDRFSFSAHLRGGAQG; this is encoded by the coding sequence GTGGACTACCCGAACGACCAGGCACCTGGCGCACCGATCCGCTCCGGCATCCCCGAGCACGGCCGCATCCCGAAGTACTACGCGGTCAAGGCCCGCATCGCGGTCCTGCTGGACGAGTTGGGCGAGGGCGGACTCCTGCCCACCGAGCGGGAACTCGCCCACCTGCACGAGGTCTCGCGCGAGACCGTCCGCCAGGCCCTGCGCGAACTCCTCCTGGAGGGGCGGCTGCGCCGCCAGGGGCGCGGCACCGTCGTCGCCGGGCCCAAGCTGGAGCAGCCGCTCTCGCTCGCCAGCTACACCGAGGGCGTCCGCCGCCAGGGCCGGCGGCCCGGACGCAACCTCATCGGCCTGGACCGCTTCCCCTGCCCCGAGGCGCTCGCCGCCGAGGTCGGCGTCGAGCGGGGCGAGCCCGTCTGGCACCTGGAGCGGGTACTGCTCGCCGACGACGAGCGCGTCGGCCTGGAGAGCACGTTCGTCGGCGTCGCCCGCGTCCCGGACCTGGACACCGGGTTCGACCCGGACTCCTCCTTCTACGCCTACCTCCGCGACGCCCTCCGGATCACCTTCGGCGATGCCGACGAACGGATCGAGACCGTCCTCGCGACCCCCCGCGAGGCCCTGCTCATCGGGACCCCGCCGGCCCTGCCGATGCTCCTGATCCACCGCCTCTCCCGGGACACGGACGGCCGGCCGCTGGAGCGCGTGCGGACGCTGTTCCGGGGCGACCGGTTCTCCTTCTCGGCGCATCTGCGGGGCGGGGCGCAGGGCTGA